CAAGCTCGGTCAGGTCGCGCGTGTATTTCTCGAGCGCCTGGAATTTCCCTTCGGGATCGCGATCGGTCACGCGCTGGCTACCGCGCACTTGCGCGAGCGCTCCGAGCAATTTGTCGTAGGAGAGGCCGTTTTTTTCGAATATTTGTGCCGCATCACGGTCGGCCTTGAGCGCCGCGAGCAAGAGGTGTTCGGTCGAAATGAAGTCGTCCTTGAGCGCTTTCATTTCGTCTTCGGCGCGCTGGAGCACCGACAGCGCCCGGCGAGACAAACTTGGTTCGGCTCCGCCGCTCACGCGGGGATAACTATCGATTTTGGATTCGAGAGCTTGTAAAATGTGAGCGCTATCCGCGCCTGCTTTCGCGAGCAGCGGGGCGCCGATGCCGTCCTCCTGAGTAAGGATCCCGCGCAAGAGGTGCTCGGGATAAAGCTCCGGATTTCCCCTCCGGCTAGCCAAATCAATCGCGGCGCGAACCGCTTCCTGAGCTTTGGTCGTCATTCGGTCGATACGCATGGCCCGCATGGTAAGGCGCGATCTCGTCCTTGCAAGGGCCTTGCCACAATATGCATGCGAGCGCATGTCCGGTACGGACGTCTGAGGAGTGTCCCCATAACGCAGGAAATTCGGGCCAATGTCGTCGAGTTTGCCGCGGGATATGTCGATTTTTTCCTGTTGCGCCACGCTTGAATGCGCTAGCATCGGGGCATGGCGGGCGATGCTGCACCCAAATCGTACGTGAGTTACGCTGACTACGTCGCGCTCGAGCGAGAAAGCACGACCAAGCACGAGTGGCTGGACGGGGTCATCTATGACATGTCTGGCGGTACGATCGAGCACTCTGGGCTCAAGGCTGCCGTGGTCACCGCGTTGTCCTTGGAGCTTCGAGGCAAACGTTGCCGGGTTTTCGATTCGGACCTGAAGATCAAGGTGCTTGCCACTGGATTGGCGACGTACCCCGATGCCAGTGTTGTCTGCGGGTCTGCGGAGCTCGACCCGGAAAATGACCATGCCATTACGAATCCGAAGGTCATCGTGGAGGTTCTCTCCGACTCGAGTGAAGCCTACGATCGGGGGCAGAAATTCGCCCACTACCGGCGTATCCCGTCGCTCATGGAATACGTGTTGGTTTCTCAGGCAGAACGACGCATTGAAGTGTTTCGCCGAAATGCAGCCGGCAAATGGGAGCTCGCTGAAGAAGCCTTGGCCGGACAAACTGCGCAACTCACGAGCATCGAATGCGCTCTGTCCGTCGACGAAGTCTACGCCGACCCGCTCAGTGCGGCGTGAATACGTCGGCTGCCGGATTCAAAATCATTCCCACTCGATCACCGCGTTGGTCAATTCCACCGCAATTCGGCTCTCGATGAGCCCCAAGAGCCACAAAAACCCCGCCTCGCTCACGGATACCCGCATCTGAAAAAACGCGCGCGGGGGGGGCGCAAGGCCCGCGCGGGGCGGCCCCCCCCGGGGGCCGGGGGGGGGGGGGGCGCCGCCGAAGGGGGCCAAACGGAAAAACGGGGGGAAAACAGGGGGGAAAAAAGGGGGGGGGGCCCCCCCGGGGGGGGGGGGGGGGGGGGGGGGGGGGCGGGGGGGCCCCGGGGGGTGGGGGGGGGGGGGGGGGGGGGAAAAGGGGGGGGGGCCCCCCGGGGGGGGGGGGGGGGGGGGGGGGCGGGGGGGGGGGGCCCGGGGGGGGGGGGGGGGCGGGGGGGGGCCCGCCGCGGCTGAGCTTTCGCACGGCGCATACGCGGAGCCAAGACGACAAATCGCCGCGACCCGCATACAACTTTCGATTCGACACCGGCAAATTCATTTCAATGATCATACCGCGTAAATCTTGTAAAATATCTGCAAGCGATGCCTCGCTCGCCCCAAGCCGTCGCAATGCCCGCGCAACTTGCGCCAACTTCTTCGTCTCCAAGTGCTCAATCGCTCGCGGCAAACCCCGAGCATAACCGCACACCAGCCACAAATCACTCGCATGTAGTGACGTAAACTCACCTGCCGCACTTTCTGGCAACGAGCGACCCAAAAAAGCAACAAAATCCTGCGGTTCGAGAGGGACGTCGGGCCATGCCGCGCGCCCTTTTTCCACGAATTCGTGAAGGAATCGTTCGAGTTCCAGCATGGACGTAAAATTCGCGCGCACGGCAGCAGGCGCGCTGGCGAGAAACGCTGCACGCAGATCCCAGTGCAGGCTTGTTTCGGGATGAAGCATGATGGACCAAGCATTAGAACCCCATTCGGGCGCGGCGTCAATCATTGTCGTGCTTTTCCTGAGTGGTGTACGCTGATATCTCGATGTCGTGCCTCGACGAAACGCAAATTGTAAAACTTCTTGTGGATGACTTGCCGCCGCACGAGCGGCTCGTAATCGATGCTCACGTCGACACATGCGCGCGTTGCCGCATGCTTCTCGCCGATCTCGCGCGTCTCGAATCCGGTAATCATTCCAAGCAATTAGGTGATTCCAATGGTACGGGCCTGCGCCTTTCGCGCGATGACTTGACAATCGGCAGCGCATCTGCTTCGCCCGTCGATATAGGCCCACGTTACCGCCTGAAACAACTCATCGGACAAGGCGGCATGGGTCGCGTCTACCGGGCCGTCGACCGTATCGGCGGCCACGACGTCGCGCTCAAACGAGTGATTGCGTGGGATCCGACAAACGCGTCTTTGTCGGCATTGGCACGCGAATTTCGCGTTCTTGCCACGCTGCGGCATCCCCATATCATCGGTGTCCTCGATTACGGATTCGATGCGGCGCGACAACCGTTTTTCACAATGGAACTATTGGATGGAGCTCGCCCGATTCTACCAGCGGCGCTTCTGGAAAGTCGCACCACGCAGATCGAGCTGATCGTACAGATTCTCCGGGCAACGAGTTATTTGCACCGTCGCGGGGTATTGCATCGGGATCTCAAGCCGACCAACATTTTGTTGACATCGGCTGGTGTGCTCAAGGTCGTCGATT
This genomic window from Polyangiaceae bacterium contains:
- a CDS encoding Uma2 family endonuclease gives rise to the protein MAGDAAPKSYVSYADYVALERESTTKHEWLDGVIYDMSGGTIEHSGLKAAVVTALSLELRGKRCRVFDSDLKIKVLATGLATYPDASVVCGSAELDPENDHAITNPKVIVEVLSDSSEAYDRGQKFAHYRRIPSLMEYVLVSQAERRIEVFRRNAAGKWELAEEALAGQTAQLTSIECALSVDEVYADPLSAA